From the genome of Periplaneta americana isolate PAMFEO1 chromosome 17, P.americana_PAMFEO1_priV1, whole genome shotgun sequence:
AATACTAGATAATGGGAAATGAGAATAGGACgctacagaaaaaaaagttaaggATGGATATGATACTAacggccagtttgtccaagtaatgtttaattttgcttaacgagtgttaaattaacagttaacgctttgttaatgtattttccatttgttcaacataattttatttaagataaccaacactcaactataacgtctgttagcactattttaactactcgacatcagttggtaatgattctacacatgtaagacaattttcgattggctaaaattaatctttaaattctatattatacactgagtcatgaaacttgcataaaatgacaaccttttatagtaggccacgctccataaacaaaaggttgacaaatgaaagttataGGTGACATGCTGAATAataattgctgttatggataccaaatacgaaagaaataaacaaacactgatggatttaaacagtccaaagtattttttaaatgttatattactagTCATATGCTagcattccctacagagagacacaaaatattaatttcgcaacttctgttcgaacagctgtggagacatcggccatgtttaactaactgttaaacgagttaactgcccgaaatcctacatttaaaattaacaaactgttaacaatctgttaaaccgaactggtgttgaaaacatgcaattttattaattaccaaactgtttatagtttaacagtcgttaaattttcaaacaatacttggaaaaaccgtcCATAAGTCTTAATGAGATAACAGGTACACTtgttataaaaatttattataaaatgaacagtataaaagtacaaaaataataacaataataaataacataatatataaataatattcattttatattttaaatgtgtttCGTCAAAGCAGTGTTTCTGCGATCTGCAGCTATTTGTAAAGGTCTACTGTAGAtacaacataggcctatgtaatacggaccaaaaaaaaaaaaaaggcaatgtCAGATTATGTCGCTCCGTTAGAGACACGTTTAACTGTAAGGTATTTTACCCACTAAACTTGATCAACCTAGAACTGTTTTTGTTTTCGTTGTACTTTTAAAGGTATTTTCTTACACTTAACTACCCGATCAGAATTAAAACTCTCATATTTAGACAAAATGTAGTCGCTCAACAGACAACATAAGCTATTAATAAcaatttacttttatataaaatattttgtcttcATATCAAAAATGTGCAATACTTCAAACGAATGTAAAATGCATAactgtttaaattataaaattaataatgtgaaGAAGTGAAATCTTCAAAAGAAATATAATAGTTTAGAATTTATAGTTCTGAATTAACTACATAGGGCTGAATAAATATTTGCACGGAGTGTGGAGATACTATTCATTTTACGAAATTTTGGATACCAGAATAACCCTGAATATTGTCATAAGGCCGTAACATCAGACGCCGAGAGAATAGTTCTACCCCTACAGACTACCTAATGTAGTGTGAGGCAGCTAGTATTTAGGGAACCCAGACAATTATTCTTCGTCGCATATGGACTATAATGCAGGCAGTTGAAAGTGAAGTGCAGCTTGACCGCAACTGACACAATCAGGGACCAGACTGGGTTCTTGTTCTTGTCAGACAACGCTGCGAGCCGTTCTAGATTAAGCACTCAAGCAGGGTTTAAGCAATCTAAGCACTACGTCTGATTTCTACTGGTTCCTTTAttgaaaaatgaagttattaaagAGAAACGTCACTTCATAGATGTCAACTTTTTTGCCACGCATGTTCGCCGATTATTAGCGAGAAAACTAACCAACATCAAATGCTTAACTACTCTCAAAAGGATTTTCATTGCATCAACATTCCTAATTCTTCACAACAATAGTCAAATTTTAAGATTGGATTTCGGCCCAACAATTAAGGTGAGTATCGTCAAATCTTGAAGTAGGCCATCTTGAATATAGACCTACTGGATTAAAATAAATCGTGAGTGTCTTAACCTAATATAGAGCCTCCTCATCCTTTCCTGTTTCAGACCTCTTAACCTGTTACGATTTCAATCAGCCTTCCATCCAGTCGTCCCAAACTTCTCCCTCTTTAAGAGGGTAATACGAtagaggttggtaatattgtgatactaataatattatgatagtactttttgagaattattttacaattttaccgtgcgagagaaggaccggttttgtgcagaaacgtgtccacgaacattcccttaatacgatgACGCAGAAAACCGACCTTCCTCTCGCTCAATACAATTGTATAAAATTCCCAAAAAGaactaacataatattattagtatcacaatattaccaatctttaccctatagaAGCTTTTTGGGGAATCCGTCATTATTTACCCCTCTCTATGTGCTATATCAATTTTAATCTGTAGTCCTGAAATAATTCGAAAATTTGccgtgtatataattttattcctctatagTATACCTAAATTCCTCtcaagatttaaaaaatgaatacgCGGCAGTTTTCCTCATACATCTCATCCTAgatcataggggagagtcggatagtatcggacatcgggtaatatcggacagtgcgtttctttcatctaccaccatatggtagtacctgaatgacatggttacgtttctctatgcgacatcacagaaacgtaatcatgtcaatcaggtactatcatcgtgtggtagatgaaagacactcactgtccgatattacccgatgtccgatactacccgactctcccctatatgtaaCAGACAAgccatcgctatgttaaaatcggcagcactttgaagagaacaaccgccaggatcgccacccatccgccgtaaacgaacacgagatggcagtacagacgctaatgcaattcaaatgagaattatgacgtgactccttatgtaacaactagatggcagcgtagtaaacctgacaaaggtTATTaacttcaaagcctataaggccgacctatctaggGTATATATGATTTAGGATCTCATCTGCGCTGTTATGAGTCGTTGCTCATCCGATTTATTTACAGTCCAAATCTAACTTACATGTACTAGTAATGGTATCGtcaagttttataaattttgaaacgAATGTGCTTTTCCACTAAAGGTGTTTTAAAAACTGAATTTACGATTCttatattgttttttaattttgatattttcacaAGCATATGTTTTTCAACGTGCAAAACTTTACAACGTAAGTTACATAATTAAGAGAATTAACTTATTGAAGAATTGATCTGACATACATTTTAATTCTGatatggtaggcctatttaatgGTCTTAATAGAAAGACATAACTTTGGTTGTATTTATATGTAGATACCCccaattacattatttttctatttgttcTAACGTGTATGTAACACTCTACAGTTTGTTTCCTGTTTGGCAACAAGAATTTATACTACATCTGTAAATCTTTCTCGATTTATACTACTTTAGCCAATCACGGCACACACAAACTTTCTACTACTCTCgattttttaacattaactttATCTTCCACACTTAAAACTTTTCTGAATGTCTGGATTACAATACGGCACACAACTTGGCCTGCTATTTTTTTAAAGGGACGTTGCCTCGACAGAAGAAAGAATTTAACCTATCCCGTACTCCTCCCTATTTTTTTAATAGAATTCTAGTTCTTGGCCCGTAAAATGCTTTTATCAGAATAAATGGAAACAGTATTTGTCACTAACAACATTACCGGCTTGCTACGAACTCCTCTTAACCATAGTCTCTGTTTTATGTACGTAGAGCAAGAATTCTTCGAGAATTTGCAGTTTTGGTAAATGTCGCTATAAACAAGTTCCTTACTAAAAATTCTttgttattaaaacaataaatcatatttatttgaTACAACTACAAACCGTAGATTTTAATTATTGTCGCTGTAGCCGAGGTGTCACACTAACCAAGTTCAACtgtacagggtctttcataagtaacgagtctatcgaaaaattaaccattttggataattttttgaaatgatgttcatcctcacgagaaagaacccttcccggtgccgtacagtcgatttggaaacaaacatccccctcccctcgccgccagagctattaTACGAAAGAATAGTGTTTTAAAgctttattaaaacacaaatgtaaaaacagtttcaattgttaacaaattatggtgtacaattttcaaaatgtcctcCGTTCTGCTGattgcacaaatgtaagcgacgtatcaactcttcatggactctggtgagcatgtcaggcgtaaccatttgtatcgtgtgttcaattcgttccattAACTCAGGAATAGTGCGTGACTTAGTCGCATAGACATGATTCTTGATAaatccccagaaaaagaagtccaggggagTCAATCAGATGACCGCGGAAATCAAAGGATTGGGCCTatgcgaccgatccacctgcctggaaattCTATGGAATAAATGCTTAATTTGGACGACAGTTTCCAAGTTAAAAAAGGCagcaataacgttaagcggctgcgtggcattttattttttcaatctatCACAACAAAgtgtataggcatggccgtgtgccattatccttggcgtatagaaggccatgctccaggtcatttttaGTTGGCATAAAAtccacattacacatggataagtagcttcctctggcggcGGGGAGAGGGAGGGTTTGTTTCCAAATAGACTGTACAGCACCGGAAAGGGTTCTTTGTCGTGagaatgaacatcatttcaaaaaattatccaaaacagTTGATTTTTCggtagactcgttacttatgaaagactgtaTTTCGAAAGCAACATGGACAGGCAATAGTTTTTATGCCATGAAATGTTTATTATAGATATCTcagagttaaaaataaatatattcttaCGAAAAGTTAGACAGGTAATAACAAACACAACTTTTgactttaataaaattgaattaaattcttttcagtgtaacttttatttcttctGTGATCTAGGGCACATGAAAGCAGAGTAAAATTTCCGAACACGTCAAAATTAAGAATTACAGTAACGAGTTCGTACAGACTTCGTTCCTGAAAAGTAGGAGGCTCGCCGCACAAAGAGCATTTAAAATATTCCAGCGACGTGCGTTGAGATCGAACACTGTATCCCCCTCACAGTAGGGAGAGTTGAAACCCTTGCTTCACTTTGATCTCCGAGACTTAATCCGTAAATACTTTTGTGTACCCTGCACAGCCGGGGATTACCAACCCCTCACGTCACTACTAGAACGTATTTATAAATTTCCAGTAAAAGTACATACGTGCAAAAGACACAGGTATCATCACTATCACAATACAAACTCCACAACCCTCATTATCCAAGTCCTGTAACACCCACCCACACCCAAATAGTACCATCTTCATCCAAGTCCCTTTATGTTCAGTCTTATACATGCTGTACTATTCTCATCAACATCCCGATGCAAGCCCTACCACCCTCATGAACATCCTCATTCAAGACTAACGTAACCTCCCATTCAAATCGCACCACCTCGTACATATTTTACTATCCTCATCAAACCCAATTACTCTCGTCTATCCACATCTCCATCAAAGTCGTTCAACTAACCTCATCCATCTATGCCCTCATTATCATTCAAGCCTACCACTCCATTCATGTTTCATATTCATTGAAGCTCCAACACCGTCATCCATATCGcaatacacataggcctactgatgCTCATCCTAAACCTATCTAATCCATTACAATGCAACTATCTTGGTCATGATCTTAATCCTAATGCTAGCATGAGTACTTCATGCTATCTTCATGCTACTGGGTATTACTTAATAATATAATTGTCATTAGCACCAGTAGTTTTAAAAATCTCAAGATTTCGAAATATCTACAGAATCGTATATGATAAAAAATGACACAACATTCTTCTTTCATTGTTCTGAAAGAGAACTGTGTCGCACAGTGTAAAATAAGTGATGACCCTGTTTCCTTCAgtaaagaatggagcatgtgagcGTACATCAGAAACACTGCAATGACGAATTTGTACAACCTTCACCACCCAAACCTTTTAACAATGGAAGTGGCAATATGGTTACTCTATaccagtgtttctcaacctttttttaTGATGAGGTCCCCATTTTCCTCAATTACTTTAGTTCGGTCCCCTAGCTAAGGTGTAGAGTAAAATGTAGAACAtagtaatatgaaataatttggtATCtagtaatatgaaataatttggCATCAATTTCAGatgaaaataatttgtgtttttacTCGTATTTAACGAAAAATAGTCGTATTTCTAATTTTCATGgaacaattttaacatttttattcatattattaaataattattaatttatattattattactattatcattattattattttaacaacccCCCTTAACTGATAGTGGGCCGCGGCACCTTAGTTGAGAATCACTGGCCTAGATATCTCCATTTTTTCTAGAACCATAAGCTATCACAATCACCAGGATTGGTACCTTTACCCTTTTGTCAAGTTTACTTGCCCAAGGGACTTCTAGAACCATAAGCTATCACAATTAGCAGGACTGGTACCTTTACCCTTTCGTCAAGTTCACTTGAACAAGGTAAGGAATTTATAgacaaaccataatttaaaaaaaaataggagaaTGGAGACTTGAACATTTTGTTCGAGAAACAATATTTAGCAGTTGTATTAATTCATATTGAAATGCAAGTAATTTATACGAGACTTAACATTATGAGTAGAgctcggaattttaggtgctaaaagttaatattgttcctcgctatagtttataaatatagaagcCACGCCCCTacttctttgagatgtcattcagtattttcccttcggtACCGTTAAAGGTATCTAATCCTCTTAAtcaccacttacaaattagcgcacggtttacaagatccattgctcagtccttctgactcttgtctattattacatatcggactcttgtgaacaaagcttaaaaccctcctcacgGGCACCATTTCTCTTCATCTACACTCATTGTCATTCTTAagttttagcacctaaaattccgggctctaaatAAGATTTGTGGTACagttaaaaattttacaaaataaattgccgactatttaaataactgaatgaatttaTGGATATTTAggtaatatattattacacacaAATTAACTTACTAGTGCTAGATAGTAGATATTTCAAAGGCCCCCATTTTTGTgtgtataaaaatgaagaaaagtaaGATTTTTGCAATTACATTATATATGTACAGTAAAACCACAGTAAACCGAACTTCTATCAACCGAAGCGTGCAAGTCGTGTATCTGAATTTCTATAATGAAATTTCGAATTTATACCATGTACTATATGTATCAAATACAATATATACGCATGATGTACGGTAcactcatatttatttttaatttcaatacttTATGTGAAAAATATTTGGGCAAAGTAGAAACAATTTCGAAGAAAAGTACAGTAGTCACTAAGCAGGTCAGAGGAAAGTGTGCGAGGGCAACATAACATCCTATTGTTTAAGAGACCCAGTTACATCCATCCCTAGCACTAAACAGGTGGGCCATTGCTGccagaaaaagatgtgaacaaatCAGCCAAAAGAAAATGTCGAACTTTTTCTTAAAGAAATAGTCAAAGATAAGAGTATATGTTTACATTTGGTAatactgtacctactctacgcaTTATATCAGTCCTTAAAAAAAAACGAGATGCTTTCATGTACACAACTTACGAGTCAGTTTCTAAACTTGTAACTATAAAAAAGggtgtacatattttattataagaaACTTTGCTTATCCGAAAAGATGTCAGCTCCCTTTATTTCGGTTaaaagaggtttcactgtaccagTATGCTTTACAACCTTGACATTATCAACGTCTTATActcaatattttctatttcaatataaatggctctgtaaatttgttatatttataaatCTAGGTATATTAAAGATATCACaatttttcttagttcttttttataAGTAATTTAAATGTTAAAGTCCTATGTGCTAATTGAAGTTCCTCCTTGCTTCTGGCTGGATGCATCACCCTCTACGTCTTCACTTCGTGAACGAAATCTTCCTCTTCCTGTTCTCTTAGCACCGAACTCCCTCTCATCGTAAAGATCATCTTCTTTGTCTTCCTCTGCATAATCCAAATCCTCCACCGGCTCCTCCACATTCTTGTCCAAGGTTCTAATCTCGATGGGACCCATATCCTGTCCTAATAGTGGCAAGTTATACATAAATTTCCAGCCTGGTAATTGACCTGCGGACTCTGGCAACTTCAAGTCATATGGGTCCAACAAAGGTGATTCGGTCAACTTTCCATCAACATCTGTAGAATCCCTTATCCCAGGTTTTAAGACATGATGTACGTTTCCAAGTCCTTGGTTTGAGATTTTACTGGTCTTTATTTCCGGAGAGGAGCTTGACTGGTCTACATTTATCGCTGGCAGTTGATCAGGATCCTTCGAGCCTATAGAACCAAGTTCAATTCTTGAGTCAGATGGAAGCCACTTCCAAGGTCCAGTTGTCTTTTCTCCATTTTGGGTTGGAATCCTGGGAGGATgtaatctggatatctccacagGATAAAGATCTTCAGACTGCTGCCACATAACTGACTGGAGTTCGTTCCTTTGACGGTCTAAGATGTCGCGTTCATAATCTAACTGCGCTCCAAGGTCACGGATACCGGGACCAGAATCCATGATCTTTGAGTAGGTGTACAGtctgttcaaatcctggtttcgCCTAGTGCTGGTGCGCCCTTGGCCCTGTTCATACTCCTGCAACATCAAATCCAGCAGTCGAGCCGACCTGCGGCGTGCCAACAGCTGGGATTGAAGTACGTCCCTCTCCAGGTTGAGTTTCAGACGTTCAGAGTTGATTTTAAGCGTCTCTGAGAGTGCCCGTCTCATTTCTGCACGCATCATGCGTCCAGACGCACGCAAAGTGTTGCGTTCTGCCGTAAATTTCTGCTCCTGTTCGTCCAACATTCCCGCCATGGTTCGGAGGACGTTCAGATTTAGTCTAGCCAACTCCCGCTGAAGTAAATTTCCTGCAATTTCCGGATCTATTTCCACTTCCTGCCTTAGATCATTAGTTTCAAAAGAATCATTCGCCATTTTTTCTGTCGTAGATGGTCTTCTGTTTCTGTGGTTCATGGAGTTATTTGTTTCAAATTCGC
Proteins encoded in this window:
- the LOC138693256 gene encoding uncharacterized protein; translated protein: MAMDSNGTGFSRKIIFMCLAVITGAFCIGITNVTADSSDVCSLRQFRCNNGRCIPLTWMCEGEDDCGDGSDESSPECHGHTRSTSLPQLTSELLTTLKTTSFPALSSPSPPHENFPETLSSQPETTLSSSTRHNVYSDGSTEKISTQNSDSNFITIITTPSNLKTNLNGEYLPPVLDCEQDKEDWQVLSLPEFSDDYLDEIMSVDSQVVSTATPSTVGTTEEVRMVQIKTLKAEDLPESISRSRDVRKSSRNKSRTTTTHPVPTSVRTSVDNRPNHRNKRPSTVTEKQATVPPVVLTKSEFETNNSMNHRNRRPSTTEKMANDSFETNDLRQEVEIDPEIAGNLLQRELARLNLNVLRTMAGMLDEQEQKFTAERNTLRASGRMMRAEMRRALSETLKINSERLKLNLERDVLQSQLLARRRSARLLDLMLQEYEQGQGRTSTRRNQDLNRLYTYSKIMDSGPGIRDLGAQLDYERDILDRQRNELQSVMWQQSEDLYPVEISRLHPPRIPTQNGEKTTGPWKWLPSDSRIELGSIGSKDPDQLPAINVDQSSSSPEIKTSKISNQGLGNVHHVLKPGIRDSTDVDGKLTESPLLDPYDLKLPESAGQLPGWKFMYNLPLLGQDMGPIEIRTLDKNVEEPVEDLDYAEEDKEDDLYDEREFGAKRTGRGRFRSRSEDVEGDASSQKQGGTSIST